From a region of the Argiope bruennichi chromosome 8, qqArgBrue1.1, whole genome shotgun sequence genome:
- the LOC129981161 gene encoding uncharacterized protein LOC129981161: protein MSIKSVFKKDNSKCDGHESSDFPKMSEHLTDSNILQSKKTYGRNKNYASLSVYSESFSAFVEELCTEENSAFATSITSSSYSKNKDQEDVNSEFCLFNDEDTDYYISSSNDWISSPNLETASSHSNYQRTRKNQKDRLNNKLYNSEKTFKLPSHEENSNSEADDKEFKSASDFLNLDQATISLKQSSLLSHNNHAGIDVISSDDPVDVLPQKSSTTSTMQVAKPSGLVFGKGLFFENPLINTSIFSIVDLVKRFSVNNAKNNPSSKKNNEGCELASIKKKSVANRAASSKRNSFDTKTLNSTVSVKKSRKSVIFKNNEINLGNLDVKKNNAKTPRSIPKRNVRSFDKVEGNVDISYARNTDTPKKSSAKTFSEAVQEGNIKRSVKAEVKSSITHITSDFHLVGNGTTGKMQSDCDEKQIEKLPFVHSHEQKENAVQSQFFNIPIISAPISQETSPPFIWSSNDNQAVSFGNIEDLAIPGPSTLSNNHSSMESNECNTDIEPVNGSCVLIKKTTTTTTLLENPICHKQEKRPGTLAYLGVTAEQRASDYFQKTENMCILRKQEMADEIFSRHPALRDVTVSEFCSSPRITNTFFDYLDQSVGFPPNYHDVSKGYDFPENFETENLLSVLKDFVHSIIYYLIPKDGPKPLYIPYSRIVNAAVHKMSATEQAIVTLVFRKNFPLDNPFVKLDDMLSKLDFAAMLVIFYEYKRRQIISNLKN, encoded by the coding sequence ATGTCTATCAAGtcagtatttaaaaaagataattcgaAATGTGATGGACATGAATCTTCTGATTTTCCCAAGATGTCTGAGCATTTAacagattcaaatattttacaatcgAAAAAGACTTAtggaagaaacaaaaattatgccAGTTTGTCAGTGTATAGTGAATCTTTTTCTGCTTTTGTTGAGGAGTTATGCACAGAAGAAAATTCTGCATTTGCAACAAGTATTACAAGCAGcagttatagtaaaaataaagatcAGGAGGATGTTAATTCAGAATTCTGTCTATTTAATGATGAAGATACTGATTATTATATTTCTAGTTCGAATGATTGGATTTCTTCCCCTAATCTTGAAACAGCAAGCTCTCATTCAAATTATCAGCGCACTAGGAAAAATCAAAAGGATCGATTAAATAATAAGctgtataattctgaaaaaacGTTTAAATTGCCATCAcatgaagaaaattcaaattctgaagcagatgacaaagaatttaaatctgccagtgattttttaaatcttgaccAAGCAACTATTTCTCTTAAGCAAAGCTCTCTTCTGTCCCACAACAACCATGCAGGAATTGATGTGATATCTAGTGATGATCCTGTTGATGTATTACCTCAGAAATCGAGCACAACCTCAACCATGCAAGTGGCTAAACCATCTGGATTGGTTTTTGGTAAAggacttttttttgaaaatcctttgattaatacaagtattttttcaatagtaGACCTGGTAAAGAGATTTTCagttaataatgcaaaaaataacccttccagtaaaaaaaataatgaaggatGTGAATTAGCATCTATCAAAAAGAAATCGGTTGCAAACCGTGCTGCATcatcaaaaagaaattcttttgatacaaaaacattaaattctactgtttctgttaaaaaatctagaaaaagtgttatttttaaaaataatgagataaatcTTGGTAATCTAGATGTCAAAAAGAATAATGCTAAAACTCCAAGATCTATACCGAAACGAAATGTCAGGTCTTTTGATAAAGTGGAAGGAAATGTAGATATAAGTTATGCACGTAATACGGACACACCCAAGAAAAGCAGTGCCAAAACATTTTCGGAAGCTGTACAGGAgggaaatattaaaagaagtgtTAAAGCTGAAGTTAAATCATCAATTACTCATATAACTTCTGATTTCCATTTAGTTGGAAATGGAACTACTGGAAAAATGCAGTCGGATTGtgatgaaaaacaaattgaaaagcttccttttgttcaTTCGCACGAACAAAAGGAAAATGCAGTTCAGagccaattttttaatattcccaTAATCTCTGCTCCAATTTCTCAAGAAACGAGTCCTCCATTCATATGGAGCAGCAATGATAACCAGGCTGTTTCATTTGGGAATATTGAAGATTTGGCTATTCCTGGTCCTTCTACTTTGAGTAATAATCATTCAAGTATGGAAAGTAATGAATGCAATACTGATATTGAGCCTGTAAATGGTAGCTGTGTTTTGATAAAGAAAACTACTACAACTACTACTCTCTTAGAGAATCCTATCTGTCATAAACAGGAAAAAAGGCCAGGAACTCTTGCTTATCTTGGTGTTACTGCTGAGCAACGTGCaagtgattattttcaaaaaactgaaaatatgtgCATATTAAGAAAGCAAGAGATGGCTGATGAGATATTTTCGAGGCATCCTGCTCTTAGAGATGTAACTGTGAGTGAGTTCTGCAGTTCTCCTAgaataacaaatactttttttgactACTTAGATCAGTCTGTTGGTTTTCCTCCTAATTACCATGATGTAAGTAAAGGGTATGATTTTCccgaaaattttgaaacagaaaatctGTTGAGTGTTTTAAAGGATTTTGTACAttctatcatttattatttaattccaaaagaTGGGCCAAAACCTTTATATATACCATATTCCCGAATCGTGAATGCGGCAGTGCACAAAATGTCAGCTACAGAGCAGGCTATTGTGACACTGGTATTCAGAAAGAACTTTCCGTTGGATAATCCTTTCGTAAAACTGGATGATATGTTGTCAAAATTGGATTTTGCTGCAATGCTTGTGATCTTTTACGAATATAAAAGGaggcaaattatttcaaatttaaagaactga